A genomic stretch from Candidatus Baltobacteraceae bacterium includes:
- a CDS encoding phosphotransferase, which translates to MKPWEAEIDVDEVLARRLIGAQFPQLARASMRRIGSGWDNAAYLVEEHLVFRFPRRTIAAPLMTKELAILPVLAPKVAPPIPRPVYAGTPSDEYPWQFGGYELLLGASACSRDLSDDDRRHLAHDLGVFLRRLHDVDPGPLRDLGLAGDDIGRLDPARLQVDEPPLDGKPCVVHGDLYARHLLLDHHHRLCAVIDWSDVHEGLPAVDLAAVHMMVPARFHDDFLAVYGEVDERAWRFARYRARHHAGFALEYALARGDARLQQACELAREYTTA; encoded by the coding sequence ATGAAGCCCTGGGAAGCCGAGATCGACGTCGACGAAGTTCTCGCCCGGCGTCTGATCGGCGCGCAGTTTCCACAACTCGCGCGCGCCTCGATGCGTCGCATCGGCTCGGGTTGGGACAATGCCGCGTATTTGGTCGAAGAGCATCTCGTCTTTCGTTTTCCGCGGCGCACGATCGCGGCGCCGCTGATGACCAAGGAGTTGGCGATCTTGCCGGTGCTTGCGCCGAAGGTCGCGCCCCCGATTCCGCGGCCGGTTTACGCCGGCACACCGAGCGATGAGTATCCCTGGCAGTTCGGGGGATACGAATTGCTGCTCGGCGCCAGTGCGTGTTCGCGCGACCTCTCCGACGATGACCGCCGTCACCTGGCCCACGACCTCGGCGTGTTTCTACGCCGGCTCCACGACGTCGACCCGGGACCGCTGCGCGATCTGGGGCTGGCCGGTGATGACATCGGAAGGCTGGACCCGGCGCGTCTGCAGGTGGATGAACCGCCCCTCGACGGCAAGCCGTGCGTCGTGCACGGCGATCTCTATGCGCGGCATCTGCTGCTCGACCACCATCACCGGCTGTGCGCGGTGATCGATTGGAGCGACGTGCACGAGGGTTTGCCCGCGGTCGACCTCGCAGCCGTGCACATGATGGTTCCCGCGCGCTTCCACGACGACTTCCTCGCGGTCTACGGCGAGGTCGACGAGCGCGCATGGCGGTTCGCACGCTACCGCGCCCGGCATCACGCCGGGTTCGCACTGGAGTACGCGCTCGCACGCGGGGACGCGCGTTTGCAGCAAGCCTGCGAGCTGGCGCGGGAGTATACGACGGCATGA
- a CDS encoding aminotransferase class I/II-fold pyridoxal phosphate-dependent enzyme, with product MDRPELGIETQLVHGDRSAAAGAGVTPPIYQTSSFAFGDAESMAQAARTPTFERFYTRYGNPNHGAVERILASIEGGEAAMVSASGMGAIASTAIALTSAGDHVIAQRVIYDGTRALLSDILGRYGVAVTFVPQDDVTAFAAAMRPNTRLIMLESPSNPLLGVTDVAAVAGIAHEGGALVSIDSTIATPVNTRPLDFGADIVLHSATKYLGGHSDLIAGAVISSRELIARIWDVHHILGASLGPFEAWLLLRGLRTLEMRVERHNANALAVARAMESHPRVVRVYYPGLESHPGHAIAARQMRGFGGLVSIEIDGSFDDARRVIDRLQLFNSAASLGGVESLVAQPAAMWPGSSNAENAREMGIIPSLLRLSIGVERPQDLIADLQHALEGA from the coding sequence ATGGACCGCCCGGAGCTCGGCATCGAAACGCAACTCGTCCACGGCGACCGCAGCGCGGCTGCCGGCGCGGGTGTAACGCCGCCCATCTACCAAACCTCGAGCTTCGCGTTCGGCGACGCCGAATCGATGGCGCAGGCAGCTCGCACGCCGACGTTCGAACGGTTCTATACGCGGTACGGGAATCCCAACCACGGCGCGGTCGAACGCATCCTGGCCTCGATCGAAGGCGGCGAGGCGGCCATGGTCAGCGCGTCGGGTATGGGCGCGATCGCCTCGACGGCGATTGCTCTGACCAGCGCCGGCGATCACGTAATCGCCCAGCGCGTGATCTACGACGGCACGCGGGCGCTGCTGAGCGATATCCTCGGGCGCTACGGCGTCGCGGTGACGTTCGTGCCGCAGGACGACGTGACGGCGTTCGCTGCAGCGATGCGCCCCAACACGCGGCTGATCATGCTGGAATCGCCGAGCAATCCCCTCCTCGGCGTCACCGACGTCGCAGCGGTCGCCGGCATTGCGCACGAAGGCGGCGCATTGGTGAGCATCGACAGCACGATCGCGACGCCGGTCAACACTCGGCCGCTCGACTTCGGCGCCGACATCGTCTTGCACAGTGCGACGAAATATCTCGGCGGTCACTCCGACCTGATCGCGGGCGCCGTCATCTCTTCGCGCGAGCTGATCGCGCGCATCTGGGACGTGCATCATATCTTGGGAGCTTCGCTCGGCCCTTTCGAGGCATGGCTGCTCCTGCGCGGCCTGCGCACGCTCGAGATGCGTGTCGAACGGCACAACGCCAATGCGCTCGCCGTCGCGCGCGCGATGGAATCCCATCCGCGCGTCGTGCGCGTCTATTATCCGGGATTGGAGTCGCATCCCGGACACGCGATCGCCGCACGGCAGATGCGCGGCTTCGGCGGGTTGGTCAGCATCGAGATCGACGGTTCCTTCGACGACGCACGACGTGTGATCGACCGCTTGCAGCTCTTCAACTCGGCGGCGAGCTTGGGCGGAGTCGAGTCGCTGGTCGCGCAGCCGGCGGCAATGTGGCCCGGCTCGAGCAACGCCGAGAATGCGCGCGAAATGGGCATCATTCCCTCGCTCCTGCGCCTCTCGATCGGCGTCGAGCGTCCGCAGGATCTCATCGCCGACCTGCAGCACGCGCTCGAGGGCGCATAA
- a CDS encoding DUF4097 family beta strand repeat-containing protein, with the protein MKKPRRFLTIYAALTAFALLPLGGCIGAVFGDEVSADYHTSFNRAPATIEVHNPVGQITIDAWNKPGVQIDASKRGNTLDDVHAITITVTHSGSTLVIASDLGSNAGGRKVDYTIHAPADTNLNLDESVGAIKSSGFAANLDASTSTGAMEVSMASAGSSQHIKLDVSVGAIRLNLPRNTDAAVTASTSVGAIKSDFPLSITRSTVGSNAQGTIGKGTASIDLTIATGAIAIDRE; encoded by the coding sequence ATGAAGAAGCCAAGACGGTTTTTGACGATCTACGCGGCATTGACGGCCTTTGCCCTCTTGCCGCTCGGCGGCTGCATCGGCGCGGTTTTCGGCGACGAGGTGAGCGCGGATTATCACACCTCGTTTAACCGGGCTCCGGCTACGATCGAGGTGCACAATCCGGTCGGACAAATCACGATCGACGCTTGGAATAAGCCCGGCGTGCAGATCGATGCGAGCAAACGCGGGAACACCCTCGACGACGTCCACGCCATTACCATCACCGTGACGCACAGCGGATCGACGCTGGTGATCGCCTCCGACCTCGGCAGCAACGCGGGAGGCCGCAAGGTCGACTACACGATTCATGCCCCTGCCGACACCAACCTGAATCTCGACGAAAGCGTTGGTGCGATCAAATCCTCCGGCTTCGCCGCAAACCTCGACGCGTCGACCAGCACGGGCGCGATGGAAGTCTCGATGGCCTCTGCCGGATCCTCACAGCACATCAAGCTCGACGTCAGCGTCGGCGCGATCCGTCTGAACCTACCGCGTAACACTGACGCCGCCGTTACGGCCTCGACGTCGGTCGGCGCGATCAAATCCGATTTTCCGCTTTCGATCACCCGCAGCACGGTCGGTTCGAACGCGCAGGGAACGATCGGCAAGGGAACGGCGTCAATCGACCTCACGATTGCAACGGGCGCTATCGCGATCGACCGCGAATAG
- a CDS encoding dihydrolipoamide acetyltransferase family protein, whose protein sequence is MATTITMPQLGETVTEGTVAQWLKKVGDSVEKYEAFLEVSTDKVNAEVPSPVTGVIKEVLVKEGDTVPIGTAIAVIEEAGAAAARAPESASAPPATHAAMANSVQEDPIPGFNIPQLETAAAKPASAPPQTNGRSARGGSEGVIPSSYGAPGGLEPDAAGEDALRKASPAVRKLAREHHIDIRTLRGSGANGRVTADDVLSAARMGPSAAVGHAIATVPAPASGTSTYAEPIPGTLVPLTQARRIIAERMVESVQTAPHAWTMASIDVTGVWKWRAREKDRFERETGYKLTLLPFFIRAVVESLAAYPLMNAKFTPSTSSGQAGIYVNKDVNIGIAIGLPATLVVPVIKNADKLSIKGLALAAGTMIDKARRGKLSADDLAGGTFTVNNNGTNGSWASAPIINAGQAGIITMETVEKRLLVRDDDSFAPRYVMNSCLSLDHRVVDGYVASGFLADLKKRLERMTAEGATL, encoded by the coding sequence ATGGCAACCACAATTACGATGCCGCAGCTCGGCGAGACCGTCACCGAGGGCACGGTCGCGCAGTGGCTGAAGAAAGTCGGCGACTCCGTCGAGAAATACGAAGCCTTTCTCGAAGTTTCGACCGATAAAGTCAACGCCGAAGTTCCTTCGCCGGTTACCGGTGTCATCAAGGAAGTCTTGGTCAAAGAGGGCGACACCGTGCCGATCGGCACCGCGATCGCGGTGATCGAGGAAGCCGGCGCGGCGGCCGCCCGCGCGCCCGAGTCCGCGTCCGCTCCTCCCGCGACCCACGCCGCGATGGCCAACAGCGTGCAAGAGGATCCGATTCCCGGCTTCAACATTCCGCAGCTCGAAACCGCGGCGGCCAAGCCCGCGAGCGCGCCGCCACAGACCAACGGGCGTTCGGCGCGCGGCGGCAGCGAAGGCGTGATCCCGAGCTCGTACGGAGCGCCCGGCGGACTCGAGCCCGACGCGGCCGGAGAGGACGCGCTGCGTAAAGCCTCACCCGCCGTACGCAAGCTCGCGCGCGAGCATCATATCGACATTCGCACGTTGCGCGGAAGCGGCGCGAACGGGCGCGTCACCGCCGACGACGTGCTCAGCGCGGCGCGGATGGGGCCCTCCGCAGCCGTCGGTCACGCGATCGCAACCGTTCCGGCGCCGGCGTCCGGTACGTCAACCTATGCCGAACCGATTCCAGGCACGCTCGTTCCACTGACTCAAGCACGTCGCATCATCGCCGAACGCATGGTCGAGTCGGTTCAAACGGCGCCCCACGCATGGACGATGGCGTCGATCGACGTTACCGGAGTGTGGAAATGGCGCGCGCGCGAAAAGGACCGCTTCGAGCGCGAGACGGGCTACAAACTCACGTTACTGCCCTTCTTCATCCGTGCGGTCGTTGAATCGCTGGCGGCATACCCGCTGATGAACGCAAAGTTTACCCCTTCGACAAGCTCAGGGCAAGCTGGAATCTACGTCAACAAGGACGTGAACATCGGGATCGCGATCGGACTGCCGGCGACGCTGGTGGTGCCGGTCATCAAGAACGCCGACAAGCTTTCGATCAAGGGTCTGGCACTTGCCGCCGGCACGATGATCGATAAAGCTCGCCGCGGGAAATTGAGCGCGGACGATTTGGCCGGCGGAACCTTTACCGTCAACAACAACGGCACGAACGGATCTTGGGCGTCGGCTCCCATCATAAACGCAGGTCAAGCCGGTATCATCACGATGGAGACGGTCGAAAAGCGCCTGCTCGTGCGCGACGACGATTCGTTCGCGCCGCGATACGTGATGAATTCGTGTCTTTCGCTCGACCACCGCGTGGTCGACGGGTACGTCGCGAGCGGCTTTCTGGCCGACTTGAAAAAACGTCTCGAACGCATGACCGCCGAGGGAGCAACACTATAA
- a CDS encoding alpha-ketoacid dehydrogenase subunit beta, translating into MATVAVTAGSKVLSNVEAVRETLYEAMKNDERTIILGEDVGARGNVFLITKDFVNEFGPQRVIDTPIAEASIVGIAIGMAMEGLRPIAEIQFADFIYPAFNQIVGEAAKTRYRSNGEYTCPLVIRTPYGGGVRGALSHSVSIEALFYHVPGLKIVAPAFPADIKGLLNAAIDDPDPVLFLEHKKTYRLVKGEVPDGHYTIPIGKANVVKEGAQLTVVSYGLYVHWALDAASALESEGISVEVIDLRSIRPMDRATILNSVEKTRKLLIIHEDNKFGGIGAEISAMVAEEALFALDAPIRRLCGPDVPAMGYAEPLEHEFMSSPAKMADAMREMVRF; encoded by the coding sequence GTGGCAACCGTGGCAGTAACCGCCGGATCGAAAGTCCTGAGCAACGTCGAAGCCGTACGCGAAACGTTGTACGAAGCAATGAAGAACGACGAGCGCACGATCATCCTGGGCGAAGACGTCGGCGCGCGCGGAAACGTGTTCCTCATCACCAAGGACTTCGTCAACGAGTTCGGTCCGCAGCGCGTGATCGATACGCCGATCGCCGAAGCCTCGATCGTCGGCATCGCAATTGGCATGGCGATGGAGGGCCTGCGCCCGATCGCCGAGATCCAGTTCGCCGACTTCATCTATCCGGCGTTCAATCAGATCGTGGGCGAGGCGGCCAAGACGCGCTATCGCAGCAACGGCGAATATACCTGTCCGCTGGTGATCCGCACGCCGTACGGCGGCGGCGTGCGCGGGGCGCTCTCGCACTCGGTTTCGATCGAAGCCCTCTTCTACCACGTGCCCGGATTGAAGATCGTTGCGCCGGCGTTCCCCGCCGATATCAAAGGTCTGCTCAACGCAGCCATCGACGATCCCGATCCCGTCCTCTTTCTCGAGCACAAAAAAACCTACCGTCTGGTCAAGGGCGAGGTCCCCGACGGTCATTACACCATTCCGATCGGCAAAGCCAACGTCGTCAAAGAAGGCGCGCAACTCACCGTCGTCTCGTACGGTCTCTACGTGCACTGGGCACTCGATGCGGCAAGCGCGCTCGAAAGTGAAGGGATATCGGTCGAAGTGATCGATCTGCGCTCGATTCGGCCAATGGACAGGGCGACGATTCTGAACAGCGTGGAGAAGACGCGCAAGTTGTTGATCATCCACGAAGACAATAAGTTCGGCGGTATCGGCGCCGAGATTTCGGCGATGGTCGCCGAGGAAGCACTCTTCGCGCTCGATGCTCCCATCCGGCGCCTGTGTGGGCCCGACGTTCCGGCGATGGGATATGCGGAGCCGCTCGAGCACGAGTTCATGTCGTCGCCCGCCAAGATGGCCGACGCGATGCGAGAGATGGTAAGGTTTTAG
- a CDS encoding thiamine pyrophosphate-dependent dehydrogenase E1 component subunit alpha, translated as MAKTDTKAKGLDRRGLSDDQLRQLLRNMFLQRQLDNRGFQLNRQGKVPFALGSEGHEALQAGAAMAFARGKDILAPYYRDLGLALGIGLSPYEIMLSIFARAADHNGGRQFPNHYSSKRAGLLSFSSILAAHIPHAVGAAYALQYRGQGGRAVLVTCGDGTTSEGEWHESMNFSAVHKLPLVMLVENNFWAISTPLDRQMAQPEIWKRAAGYGMPGKRFNGFDPIESYAAVHEAMERARSGGGPTLLEGTCYRFLAHSTDDNDMTYRTREEVTEHRKDDPVPRFEALLVDAGVVTEADVATLKKEVLRETNEATDKAEAMPFPEPSDLYTNVYEGAWQPWQ; from the coding sequence ATGGCAAAAACCGACACGAAGGCCAAGGGGCTGGATCGTCGTGGACTTAGCGACGACCAGCTTCGGCAGCTGCTTCGCAACATGTTCCTGCAGCGGCAACTCGATAACCGCGGCTTCCAGCTCAACCGGCAAGGGAAAGTCCCCTTCGCACTCGGCAGCGAGGGACATGAAGCGTTACAAGCCGGTGCTGCCATGGCCTTCGCGCGCGGCAAAGACATTCTCGCACCCTATTACCGCGATCTCGGCCTGGCGCTCGGTATCGGGCTCAGCCCGTATGAAATCATGCTCTCGATCTTCGCAAGGGCCGCCGATCACAACGGCGGCCGTCAATTTCCCAACCACTATTCATCCAAACGCGCCGGCCTGTTGTCGTTCTCGTCGATTTTGGCGGCGCACATCCCGCACGCGGTCGGCGCCGCTTACGCGCTGCAGTATCGCGGCCAGGGCGGACGCGCCGTGCTGGTCACCTGCGGTGACGGCACGACGAGCGAAGGCGAGTGGCACGAGTCGATGAATTTCTCCGCCGTCCACAAACTGCCGCTGGTGATGCTGGTCGAGAACAACTTTTGGGCAATCTCGACGCCACTGGACCGGCAGATGGCTCAGCCCGAAATTTGGAAACGCGCGGCCGGCTACGGCATGCCGGGCAAGCGCTTCAACGGTTTCGATCCGATCGAGAGCTACGCCGCCGTTCACGAAGCGATGGAGCGCGCACGCTCGGGCGGCGGACCGACGCTGCTCGAAGGCACCTGCTACCGCTTCCTCGCGCACTCGACCGACGACAACGACATGACGTATCGCACGCGCGAAGAGGTCACCGAGCACCGAAAGGACGATCCGGTGCCGCGCTTCGAAGCGTTGCTAGTCGACGCCGGCGTCGTAACCGAAGCCGACGTCGCGACGCTGAAGAAAGAGGTCTTGCGCGAAACGAACGAGGCGACCGACAAGGCCGAGGCGATGCCGTTCCCGGAGCCTTCGGATCTGTATACAAACGTGTACGAAGGAGCGTGGCAACCGTGGCAGTAA
- a CDS encoding energy transducer TonB, whose protein sequence is MKRLCIVIACVLALGAACGARALALTEYCPASAGVFTALGGGHADTLYSYDLLAEGARSVQGTVLVDTSSGWFKVEFPSTALTEWKFHYQGEYVTFSRSAYESAPLYVRFPTPVTIISFFVSDARSDGDQNFGWDEKGDVACSPPAGLETVQKFPPMPLPKVLNPRTDLAAPPAPDASIAIASPTTVPGSESCSQPFTAATVTKAAALSYPAEEQFRSVSAIAVVKVAVNGNGTLDDAWIYYPSGSRWFDQAAIDSARSSKYKGGTAFCEPANGLYLFRATFTPN, encoded by the coding sequence GTGAAACGCCTTTGCATCGTCATCGCGTGTGTCCTCGCACTCGGAGCGGCTTGCGGCGCTCGCGCGCTCGCGCTCACGGAGTATTGTCCAGCGAGCGCGGGTGTCTTCACCGCGCTCGGCGGGGGACACGCAGACACGCTTTATTCCTACGACCTCCTTGCCGAAGGCGCCCGTAGCGTTCAGGGGACGGTATTGGTCGATACGAGTTCGGGTTGGTTCAAGGTAGAATTTCCGTCGACCGCTCTGACCGAATGGAAGTTCCACTACCAGGGCGAGTACGTGACGTTTTCGCGGTCGGCGTATGAGTCGGCGCCGCTCTATGTCCGGTTTCCGACACCAGTTACCATCATCTCATTTTTCGTTTCCGACGCGAGATCGGATGGCGATCAAAACTTCGGCTGGGACGAAAAGGGCGACGTTGCGTGTTCGCCGCCAGCCGGGCTCGAGACAGTCCAAAAGTTCCCTCCGATGCCGCTCCCGAAGGTGCTCAATCCGCGGACGGATCTTGCAGCGCCGCCTGCGCCCGATGCCTCGATCGCGATTGCATCGCCGACGACGGTGCCGGGCTCCGAATCCTGTTCTCAGCCGTTCACTGCCGCGACTGTTACAAAGGCCGCCGCCCTCTCCTATCCAGCGGAAGAACAATTCCGCAGCGTGAGCGCGATCGCGGTCGTGAAAGTTGCGGTCAACGGTAACGGTACGCTCGATGATGCATGGATATACTATCCATCGGGGTCACGATGGTTCGACCAGGCTGCGATCGATTCGGCTAGGAGTTCAAAGTACAAGGGTGGTACGGCGTTTTGTGAGCCGGCGAACGGGCTATATTTATTTCGCGCGACGTTCACTCCGAACTAG
- a CDS encoding M20 family metallopeptidase, whose translation MMTPALDVPVEELVRYRRHFHANPELSMEEHETAAFIERELRACSFDEIRTGVGKTGILATLKGGRPGPVTLLRADMDGLPMDEAADVPYRSTRKGAMHACGHDGHMAILLSAARALARSRESVAGTIVFCFQPGEEGPAGNKLMIEDGALENPHVDRCFALHLYSGLDVGKIGVRDGAFFASSDRFELTIKGRGGHGAMPQTSVDPIVGAAQLVTMLQTIPSREIAPKDPVVVTVGTLHAGTTFNVIPDNAELLGTTRAFSDEVRRSIPERMERMIEGVCDAMRLDYTFEYLWGYPPTVNDPAMNEIVRAAAARAIGAENVVYPHDVVMWAEDMSYMMEERPGAYFIVGVRGPKLGLEPQHSSRYDIDERGLEVGFKMMTELALIG comes from the coding sequence ATGATGACCCCTGCGCTCGACGTGCCGGTCGAGGAACTCGTTCGCTACCGCCGCCACTTTCACGCCAACCCGGAGCTTTCGATGGAAGAGCACGAAACGGCCGCGTTCATCGAGCGCGAGCTGCGCGCGTGTTCGTTCGACGAGATTCGCACCGGCGTCGGTAAAACGGGTATCCTCGCGACGCTGAAGGGCGGGCGCCCCGGTCCGGTGACGCTGCTGCGGGCCGACATGGACGGCTTGCCGATGGATGAAGCCGCCGACGTGCCCTACCGGTCCACGCGCAAAGGCGCGATGCACGCGTGCGGACACGACGGGCACATGGCGATTCTGCTGAGCGCCGCCCGCGCGCTGGCGCGTTCGCGCGAATCGGTCGCCGGAACGATCGTCTTCTGCTTTCAACCGGGCGAAGAGGGGCCGGCCGGCAACAAATTGATGATCGAGGACGGGGCGCTGGAGAATCCGCACGTCGATCGCTGCTTCGCGCTGCACCTGTATAGCGGTCTGGACGTCGGAAAGATCGGCGTGCGCGACGGCGCGTTCTTCGCCTCCTCCGATCGCTTCGAGTTGACGATCAAAGGGAGGGGCGGCCACGGTGCGATGCCGCAGACGTCAGTCGACCCGATCGTCGGCGCCGCGCAACTGGTCACGATGCTGCAGACGATTCCGAGCCGTGAGATCGCGCCCAAAGATCCCGTGGTCGTCACGGTGGGAACGCTGCACGCCGGCACGACCTTCAACGTGATACCCGACAATGCCGAACTGCTCGGCACGACGCGCGCCTTCAGCGACGAAGTGCGCCGTTCCATTCCCGAGCGCATGGAGCGGATGATCGAAGGCGTGTGCGATGCGATGCGGCTCGACTACACGTTCGAATATCTTTGGGGTTATCCGCCGACGGTCAACGATCCGGCGATGAACGAGATCGTGCGCGCCGCGGCCGCGCGCGCGATCGGTGCCGAGAACGTCGTCTATCCGCATGACGTCGTGATGTGGGCCGAGGACATGTCGTATATGATGGAAGAGCGGCCCGGGGCGTATTTCATCGTCGGCGTGCGTGGCCCTAAGCTCGGCCTCGAGCCCCAACACTCATCGCGCTATGATATCGACGAACGCGGCCTCGAGGTAGGGTTCAAAATGATGACCGAACTCGCACTGATCGGCTAG
- a CDS encoding FAD-dependent oxidoreductase, with protein MPVSDVRRYVIVGNGFAGTTAAEQLRKHDDSCEITLFGDEPYPLYNRISLPPMLRRQLPEEKVMMRNLAAHEEHRIALKLGTRVEAIDTEGRTVLADGHEYPFDALLIATGGRPNPAPAPGGTGASNVFNFQYLDDTRAISEQIDRSKSAIAIGGSFIAYELAEAFASRKVETHWIIRGPHVLHRLLDDVAGEFVDEAAKNDGVQMHYGEEVEEFVRDNGVVTKVRTKKGTEISADCYGVGFGLTMNTEIVDGTPIEVSRNGILCNDHLETNIPGIYAAGDIADFYDPILEMRYRMGTWNNAGAHGKVVAQNMLGGSEKYHDVPEYSSLLFKGQTITQFGLSPDLQPQLEVARKVDREKRWYRALFFWQDRLVGGIMLGKGNRAGKRKYVEAIKSKERFPKPQWESMLDWTA; from the coding sequence ATGCCGGTTTCCGATGTGCGACGCTATGTCATCGTGGGTAACGGCTTTGCCGGGACCACGGCCGCCGAGCAGCTGCGCAAGCACGACGACTCGTGCGAGATTACGCTATTCGGCGACGAGCCCTATCCACTATATAACCGTATCTCGCTGCCGCCGATGCTGCGCCGTCAGCTCCCGGAAGAAAAAGTGATGATGCGCAACCTCGCAGCGCACGAGGAGCACCGCATCGCCTTAAAGCTGGGAACGCGGGTCGAGGCGATCGATACCGAGGGACGCACCGTGCTGGCTGACGGCCACGAGTACCCCTTCGACGCACTGTTGATCGCGACCGGCGGGCGACCGAACCCAGCCCCGGCGCCGGGCGGCACGGGCGCGAGCAACGTTTTCAACTTCCAGTATCTGGACGACACGCGCGCGATCTCCGAGCAGATCGACCGCTCGAAGAGCGCGATCGCGATCGGCGGCTCGTTCATCGCCTACGAGCTTGCCGAGGCCTTCGCCTCGCGTAAGGTCGAGACGCATTGGATCATCCGTGGTCCGCACGTGCTGCACCGCCTGCTCGACGACGTCGCCGGCGAGTTCGTCGATGAAGCCGCGAAGAACGACGGCGTGCAAATGCACTACGGCGAGGAAGTCGAGGAATTCGTTCGCGACAACGGCGTGGTTACCAAAGTGCGGACCAAGAAGGGAACCGAGATCTCAGCCGATTGCTACGGTGTCGGATTCGGTCTGACGATGAACACCGAAATCGTCGATGGAACGCCGATCGAAGTGAGCAGAAACGGTATCCTGTGCAACGACCACCTCGAAACCAATATCCCCGGCATCTATGCCGCCGGAGACATCGCCGACTTCTACGATCCGATCCTCGAGATGCGCTACCGAATGGGTACGTGGAACAACGCCGGCGCGCACGGCAAGGTCGTGGCGCAGAACATGCTTGGCGGCAGCGAAAAATATCACGACGTTCCTGAATATTCATCGCTGCTCTTCAAAGGTCAGACGATCACGCAGTTCGGACTCTCGCCCGACCTGCAGCCGCAGCTCGAGGTCGCCCGCAAAGTCGATCGCGAGAAGCGCTGGTACCGCGCCTTATTCTTCTGGCAGGACCGTCTGGTCGGCGGGATCATGCTCGGCAAAGGCAACCGCGCCGGCAAACGCAAGTACGTCGAGGCGATCAAGAGTAAAGAGCGCTTTCCCAAACCCCAGTGGGAATCCATGCTCGACTGGACGGCCTAA
- a CDS encoding Dyp-type peroxidase, whose amino-acid sequence MSNGNLSRRSLLASAAAVGSVIGLGRPATALATSGSDTVNTEPFYGPHQSGILTEQQRHTYFAAFDVIATNRADLVTLLQTWTTAAARLTSGQLVSPESGGGYDASAQIPDSGETIGLGPARLTLTFGFGPELFIKGGQDRFNLSARRPEALVTLPTFVGDKMIPSKTGGELSVQACADDPQVAFHAVRQLARLGSGAAQLRWVQSGFLSPPDAHGTPRNLMGFKDGTETVTDPNRYVWAGNEAPRWMQGGSYVVARRIRIVLEHWDKMKLSFQEQTIGRQKLSGAPIGMKNEFDALPLDATDEDGNPVIAENAHVRLADPSTNNGAEILRRGYSYNDGIDFTTERWPPWRQGMEYDAGLLFVCYQRDPRTAFISIFDKMSKIDMLNQFTTHTGGGIFACPRGVKPGEYIGQDLFA is encoded by the coding sequence ATGAGCAACGGCAATTTGAGCCGCCGGTCGCTCCTGGCGTCGGCGGCGGCAGTCGGATCGGTCATCGGTCTGGGTCGCCCGGCGACGGCGCTGGCGACGAGTGGCAGCGACACGGTAAACACTGAGCCGTTCTATGGCCCGCATCAGTCCGGTATCCTCACCGAGCAGCAGCGTCATACGTACTTCGCCGCATTCGATGTGATTGCGACGAACCGCGCAGATCTCGTCACGCTGCTACAGACGTGGACGACGGCCGCAGCGCGGTTGACGTCGGGGCAGCTCGTCTCACCGGAGTCCGGCGGTGGATACGATGCCTCCGCGCAGATCCCGGACAGCGGCGAGACGATCGGCCTCGGGCCGGCGCGGCTCACGCTCACGTTCGGGTTTGGTCCCGAGCTTTTCATCAAGGGTGGGCAGGATCGGTTTAATTTGTCTGCGCGCCGTCCCGAAGCGCTTGTAACGTTACCGACGTTCGTCGGCGATAAAATGATCCCGAGCAAAACCGGCGGAGAGCTGAGCGTACAAGCCTGTGCGGACGACCCGCAGGTGGCTTTTCACGCGGTTCGGCAACTCGCACGTCTTGGCTCGGGCGCCGCGCAGCTTCGTTGGGTGCAAAGTGGATTTTTGTCTCCGCCGGATGCGCACGGCACGCCGCGCAACCTCATGGGTTTCAAAGACGGAACGGAAACCGTAACCGATCCGAATCGGTACGTGTGGGCGGGCAATGAAGCACCGCGTTGGATGCAGGGCGGCAGCTACGTCGTCGCTCGGCGCATCCGCATCGTTCTCGAGCATTGGGATAAGATGAAGCTCTCGTTTCAAGAGCAGACGATCGGACGGCAGAAGCTCTCCGGTGCCCCGATCGGCATGAAAAACGAGTTTGATGCGTTGCCGCTCGATGCGACCGATGAGGACGGAAATCCCGTCATCGCCGAGAACGCGCACGTGCGCTTGGCGGATCCGTCGACGAATAACGGGGCGGAAATCCTGCGCCGCGGTTACTCTTACAACGACGGCATTGATTTCACGACGGAACGCTGGCCGCCATGGCGCCAAGGCATGGAGTATGACGCCGGCCTATTGTTCGTGTGCTATCAGCGCGATCCACGAACGGCGTTCATTTCGATATTCGACAAGATGTCGAAGATCGACATGCTCAACCAGTTCACCACGCACACGGGCGGTGGGATCTTCGCCTGCCCTCGCGGAGTGAAGCCGGGCGAATACATCGGGCAAGATCTCTTCGCGTAG